In the genome of Marinitoga hydrogenitolerans DSM 16785, the window CTGGTATTAGCCATCGTTTCCAATGGTTGTCCCAGTCTGGAGGATACTTTCCTACGCGTTACTCACCCGTTCGCCACTAGTACTACTCTCCGAAGAGAGCCTCCTCGTTCGACTTGCATGTGTTAAGCACGCCGCCAGCGTTCGCCCTGAGCCAGGATCAAACCCTCCATCCAAGATTTCGAGTTCGATCACTTAACTCTCTCTTTTTACTTCCGCTGGGTGTCTCTGTTCACTTGTCAAGGAGCTTCTTCCTTATTTCCCTTTTCCTTCTTTTCCTCCCGCGGCTCTTCGTCCGCGTCCGAGTATATATATTACCACCTTTCTCTTGCTTTGTCAACTTACATCTTCGTTAATTTTGTTAATCGTTTGTGAATTGATTGGAATTAGCTTTGTTACTGTGTTTTATTCCACTAACCATTTTATAATATTTATCATTAATTCTCTATTATCTCCATAATAATAGCCATCATATAATTTATCTCCAGATGTCCCTGTTCCATCATCAATCGGTGATGAATCACCTATAGCAACAAACTTACCGCTTCCATATCTTCCAGAGATTACATAAGCTCCCCATGTTTCTTTACTATAATAAATAATTCCACTTATATTTTCATTATCAATTATATATTCTGATGTCCCAGCCCATGCTCCTGTTTCCTTTATTCCTTTAGTTATTTCATGTTCTTTTATCTTTACTATAGGGCTTTCAGAATATTGTTTTTCTCTAAATCTAAAGCCTAGTCTTCCAACAAAATCATCTGAATATATTTCCTTAGTTTCTATTATATGTTTCTCTTTCAAAAATCCGTTGAATATTTCTACTGCATCCCATCCATCATTATTTCTATCTGCAACAATATGATCAGCAATAAAGAAAACACTTCCTCCATTTTTAATATACTTTATTATTGCATTTTGTTCATCTTTTGTAAAAGGAATATTAGGTTCTGGTATTACATATACTTTATATTTTGATATTACTTCATAAGTAATAGGTGAATCATCATCTCTTTGATTACTTCCATATTCATCATTTCCCCATTCATTAACATTAGCTCCACGATTTTTCAAATCATCAGCAAAATCAGAAAATCCCCCTCTAATAGTCCAATCAGCATTACCTGCTGTTTGTGAATGCGCATTATCAAAAAGAATAGCTTCATTATTGAAAATTTTATCAAATTTATCAATTCTATCTTTCGTAAGACATCCTGAAAATATGAATAATACTATTATTAAAACAAAAAATAAACAACTTACTTTTCTCATTTTTACCTCCTCACTTTTTCAAAAAAGAAAGCCTAAACGGGCTTTCTTTAATTATTTTGCTGTTACAAAAGAAGAATCTCCTACATACACTTTAAATCCATAATTATAACCAATAACACCTTTAATTTCATATAGATTGCCAACTTGAATTCCTGCACTATTCATCGCATCAGAAGAATATTTAATCACTTTTAAATCACTTTGGCCATCGTTATCAAGATCAAAATCATAGTGATTAAATTCATCTTGTCCTAAATATTTACCTTCAAAAATAACCAAATTACCAAAATTATTCATTCCTGGTAAATTATCAATAGTTAATACATCCGCCTTATCCCAAGGAATAGTCCCATTACTACTTGTTACTGTTGCTGATTCATCCGAACGAGTTGTATTAAATCTATATTCAAAATAACTATTAGTTGCGTCACGCTCTGTATAATAAGGTCTTCCAGTTGCTGAAATAATTTCATTAAGGCTTATATCCAAATCGGCAGAAACCTTCACATAAATACCTGTTCCGTCATCACTTACAACATATACATATTCATAATCTGAAGCATCATATACAACTATTGCATTTTCTATTTTCCTTAATGGTACTATTGAGGTATCTCCTGTATTCCATCCATCTGTACCAGCATCATAATTTTCTTTAATTTCATTTTTTATTTCTGCTATTGTTGACGCTTCAACAGTCGGTTGCGGCTGTTCTTCAGCTGTTGCAACTACTGTTACCCATGATTCATCAGAAACAAATACTCTATACCCATAATTTTGACCAACAACACCTTTAATAGTATATGTTGAATTAAGCGTTAAATCTGGTAATACTGAGTGAGAATCTATTTTTAATTCAAAATTACTAACAGAAAATTCTTTATTATTAAAATCATCTTCTCCTATATATTTTCCTGTAAATTCTACTAAATTACCAAAGTCTCCTCCTGATAGTTCTGAATTTATTAATTCTGCTTTATTTAATGGAACTCCAACGTTTTTTTCAACAACAGTTATTTCTCCATAATTATCTATATCCATTCTCAATTCATAAACATTAGGATCATTCCATGTTTTATAATACGGTATTCCTTTTACCTTTATTTTATCACCAATACTATATTTACTGTCATGATTTTCTGCTTTTAAATATGTTAACTTTAAACCATTTCCATTTTCATCTACAATATATATATAATTTTTTGTTGGATCTGAATTTGAAGTATATTGATATGCAACTATGCCTTCCGTTTCATATACAGTTTCATGTGAATCATAATCATTCCAAATATTTTTATTTTCTAATATTTTCTCTCTTAACTCTGATAAACTTAAAACTGTCTTCTCATCATCAATCTTCTCTTTTACCAAACACCCTGTCAACAAAAACAATCCCAAAATAGATATCAACAAAAATACCAAACTCTTTTTCATTCCACTACCCCCTTATTTAAAATATAATATTCATTAATGACCTTTCTGTAATTAAAAAATCTGTCCAGGTTGTAAAACTCAATACCATTCTTTGATTCCCACTTGCTCTTCCATTTATATCCTCAGCAGAAACTGTTAATGTTATGTTCTCTCCGTTTATTTTAATTCCATAATTTGTTACGTAATCTGTCAATATTCCATCATCTAATGAATTTCCTTGGACAAAAAATTCTATTGACCACGGTCTTGGCAAATAATATCCTGCTCTTAATTCATATAACCATGTTTTGTTTTGAGGATTATTTGTTACAGCATCAATGTCAAGATAATATAAATTTTTATTTTCATTATCCATGTTGTAATATATTAAGCCCTTTAAATATACTGGATAATAATTTATTTTCCCACCAAAAGTCATTTTAGGATTTGGTAAAATTTCAATTAAATCATTAATGTTAGAGGTTATTCCTGATATTGATTGCACTTCTGATGGAACAGCATAACCTATTCCATAATATAATTGTGTTATTAATTTTCTATTCCATTTAATTGAATTATACCCTGCAAATGATGCTGATAATTTGTTATATCTATTATCCTGAGACATATAGAACATATATTTAGTATATCTTTCATCAAGACCAAAATATGCATAAATCGAACTATCTTCTAAATTGTATGCTCCACCTATTTTAATTTCCCCAACTGGTTTTATATATCCTCCAATTGCCATTTTCATTGGATTAAGAGTATAATCCATATCTCCAAGATCATCTCTAAATCCACCGACTCTAAATCCATAATCTCTTCTTAAATCATATGGATAATCTCTGAATTTGAACTTTCCAATCATTAATAATGTATCATATCCAACTCTATATTGTAAATAATAGTATCTTGGAAGTTTAAAGTTTAATGTTTCATTATCATTAAACTCGTATGTAAGCGCTGATGAAGATAAAGTTAAATAATCATTGAATCTCAGTGTAATATTATCAGTTAATCCTATATCAAAATAACCAATAGGAAATACATCTATGAAATTGTTTAAATCATCTAAATTCATTGTATAAATACCTAATACAGAAAATTTTGTTCCACTAAAAGCTCCAAAAATAGTTATAAAAGTTATAAGAACAAATAGCATAGTCGTTAATACTTTTTTCATAAAAACCCCTCCTAAAATCGAATGTATTTTTTACCAACTTATTTCATTATAATTTTCATTTGTTACGTATATTTTTACATTTTTTATGTTATAATAATTCAGTAGCTTGACTTTAACATGACATTATATCACATTTTTTTATTAGGAGGAATGTTAAAATGATAAAAAAACTATATATATTTGTTGGTATTCTAATCTCTTTACTTCTTATTACTTCTTGTTCAAAACAAACACAAATTAATAAATCTTATATTGAAAAAAATTATTATGTGAGCAAAGTAATTGATGGTGACACAATAAAAGTATATTATGATGGCGATGAAACTTCCGTTAGATTAATAGGAATAGATACTCCGGAAACACATAGTGGAGATAAACCTGTTGGAGAGTTAGGAGATACAGCATATTGGTTCGTTAGAAATAAAATATATTCTGAAAATTCAAAAAAATCATATGTTTATTTAGACTTCGATACTGACAAATATGGGTATTATGGAAGATTACTAGCTTATGTTTATTATAAAGGTAAAGATGGAAAAATTCATTTTTTAAATGAAGAAATTATACAAAACGGTTATGCAAGGCCTCTTTTTTATTCTGATACTTCAAAGCATAAAGAAACCTTTATTGAAGCTTATGTTTATGCTTATGAAAACAGAAAAGGAATTTTCCAGTTTTATGACGATGATAACAGAAAAATTTATGAAAATGATCTTTCTGATTTGGATATTGGAAAGATTAGATGGGTTCGTTTTAAAGTTAAAAGTATTTCGCGTTCTGGTTCCTTTTACCATATTTACTCAGAAAATAATAAAGTATATATAACTATTAGAAGTGATGAGTATAAAGCTTTTTTTAAAAATTTAAATATATATGATCTTGATAATAAAGAAATAGAAGTGTATGGTGAAGTTTGGAAAGATAATGGGATTTATGAAATTTTAGCTCGAGCTGAATTTGAATTTAGAATAATAAAATAAGCCCTTATCGGGCTTATTTTATTATTTTATATTAATGTTGTTGGTGGATTCAAGAAAATATGCATTTTTTTATTATAATTTTTAATAATTTCATAAAATTCATCATGATCTATATTTCCTTTAATTACTATTTGATATCTATATTGTCCTCTTAATTTAGGTATTAATGGTTCTGTTGGTTCTAATAATTCTACATTTAAATCTTTATTTTTCAATATATTAAAAAATTCTTCTGATTCTTTCAATGCCGTTTCAAATTTCGGATTAGAAAATATAATCATTAATAATTCTGAATATGGTGGGTATTTATATTTTTCCCTATTTTTTAATTCTAATTCAACAATTTTATCATAATTATGTTCTTTTACAAATTTAAAAAAATCACTTTCAGATTTAAATGTTTGAAGTAAAACTTTTCCTTTTTCTTTTCTTCCAGATCTACCTGCAACCTGAATTAACAATGAAGCTGTATGTTCTTGAGATGTGTATTCAGGGAAATTTAAATATCTATCGCTATCAAGGATTACTACCAATTTAATATCTTCTATATCAAGACCTTTGGTTATCATTTTAGTTCCAACGATTATAGCCGGTCCTTCTTTTTTTATTTCTTCAAAAGCTTTATTTAACTCTTCATGTGTTTTTATTACTTCTCTATCCATTCTAATAATCTTATTAGATAGAAAAAATTTCAACAACTCATTTACCACTCTCTCTGTTCCATACCCTCTAAGTTGTAATTCTGGATTTCCACATACTGGACATGAATTTGGAACCTTTTTTTCTATACCACAATAATGGCATTTTAACTTATTTTCATAGCGGTGATACGTATAAGATACATCACAATTGTCGCATTTTAAAACATTTCCACAATTTGTACATATTAAATAATTTGCATATCCTTTAGTTGGAGAAAAAATAAGTACTTTTTTATTATTTTTTAAGATTTTATTTATTTCCTCTAAAACTTTTTTAGTAAAAATCCAGCTTACCTTTTCTTCTTTTTTCAAATCAATAACTTCAATATCTGGCATTTCTGTAAAAACTCTTTCTTTTAATTCTAAAAGATTAATTTCTCCTTTATATGCCTTTTTCATTTCTCTCAATGTTGGTGTTGCTGAAGATAATATTAATTTTATTTTTTCTATTTTTGCTCTTAAATATGCTATTTCTACAGCATCATATGAAATCTGATCAAATTGATATAGTGATTGGTCATGTTCTTCATCTATTATTATCATTCCAAGATCTTTTAATGGAATCCAAACAGCACTCCTCGTTCCAATAATAATATCTATATTTCCATTTACAGCATCATACCAGGTTTTTGTTCTTATGGAACTATTTATACTTGAATGATACACACCTATATTTTTAGCTGGAAATCTTTTTTTTATACGAGAAACAAATTGTGGTGTTAATGAAATCTCTGGTATTATAATCATTATTTTTTTATTCTTAATCAAATATTCTTCCATAACTTCGAAAAATATCTCTGTTTTTCCACTTCCAGTTACACCATATAAAAGATCTATTTCATCTTTATTTTTTAGTATTTTTTCTTTCAATTCTTTCTGTTTATCTGTAAGTTCTACTATAAACGGTTCTTCATTTACCTCTTCTTCATCAATAATTTCTATAATTCCTTTTTTTATTAATGTTTTTAAAGCTGTAGAAGATCGCGAAATTATTTTTTGTTCATATAGTTCATTTTCATATATTTTATTATTTTTTTCATTAATATAATTTACAACTTTTATACCGCTATTGGATATTTTTTCATTTAATACTTCAATTATATCTTTTTTCAATATAACTACTTTTCTTTTCTTTTTTAATTCTTTCTTTATATGTATATTCAATTCAACAATGTTTTCTTTTATCATTTTTTTTAATGCTTTATTTGCTGCTTTTTTAGTTTTGAATTTTCTATAATATTCATTTAAAAATATAGGTTTTTCTATATTCGACAAAGGGGATTTAGGTATTATTTTTATTTTTATTTTATCTGAAGAAGCCGGGGGAAATATTAATTTCCCCATTTCACTTATAGGAACAAGAAATTTTTTTGATGCATTTTTTATTAATTTTATATGTTCATTTTTTATCAACGGTTTATAATCCACAACCAATTCTATTTCTTTCACATTATAATTTTTTTCATCGGTTTCTGAAATAATTACACCTAATTTTTGCTGATTTCTAAAATCAATTAGCACCCTTTGGCCAGGTGATAATTTTTCTTCATAAGTATATGTAAATGTATCATATGTATATGTTCCAAAAACCGCTATTTCATAATAATACATATGATCACTGCCTTATTAATATTCTAAATGTTAATCCTGATATTTTTTCAATTGTTTTTATTTTTTCGCCTGTAAAATAATCTATATAATCCCCATTTAGTTCTATATTTGCTTTTACAGGTATTTTTCTTGAATTGGATATTATAATTACTTCATCATTTTCAGTATATCTTCTATATATCAAAGCGCCTAATTTTGTTTTTATTACTTCATATTCTCCATATCTTAATGCTTCATGTTCTTTTCTAAGTTTTATAAGAGATTTATAGTAATTATATATATCCATATTCCAAAATTCTTCATCCCATGGAAATGGTTTTCTACACCAAGGATCTCTTTCACCTGTCAACCCTATTTCATCTCCATAATATATAACTGGCGCTCCAATAAAGGTCATTTGAATACCAACTGCTATTTTAAATTTATCAATATCATCATTTAATTCTGTAATTGCTCTTGGTGTATCATGACTATCTAATAAATTCCATAATGTATGAATTATTTGAGGCGGATACTTTTCTAAATAAGCATTTGTGTTTTTTACAAAATTATAAGCACTTCCGCCTTTTGCATATCCCAAAGCTGCATCTCTAAACAAATAATTCATAACAGTATCAAAAGCTGGTTTTTCGAAATATTGAGTAGAATCTTTCCAGTATTCACCACTAATAACAGCATTTTCATTTATCCCTTTTACTATAGGATAAAAGAAATTTTCCCAGAATGAATTTTTCACTTGATCTACTGCATCTAATCTCCAACCATCAATGCCATATTCCATCCATTTTCCTAAGACAGTGGTAATATAAGCTTTTACTTCAGGATTTTCTAAGTTTAATTTAGGAAGGTCCGCATATCCCCACCATGATTCATAGCTATCTGCAGACTTTGTAACTGGAAATTTCTTTATAAAATACCAATCTAAGTACTTAGATCTTTTTTGATTTCTAAATATATCCTGCATGGCAAAAAATTCATCACCTGTATGATTAAAAACTCCATCAAGAATTATTTTTATATTGTTTTTCTTTAAGTCCTTAACCATTTGGATAAATGTTTTGTCATCACCAAAATGTGAATCTATTCTTAAATAATCTTTAGTATCATATTTATGACTAGAAACTGATTCGAAGATTGGATTTAAATAAATTGCCTCTATTCCTAAATTTTTTAAATATTCTATTGATTCTATAATACCTTTTAAATCTCCACCATAAAATCCATTAGAACCTAATGATGATGATGTATAATTACCATACCATTCATATGTATATGCTGGATCATTTGTTTTATCTCCATTTCTAAATCTTTCTGGAAATATTTGATAATATATTCTACCTTTTGTCCAATCTGGTACATCAAAATATTTTATTATTGGTTTATTAAAATCAAATTCAAAATAATCTAAATTAGGATATTCGATACTATTTTCACCATCTTTTATAATAAACTTATATCTCAATACATTAGCAGGTGTTTTCACATGGAATCTATATAATTCTGTTTTATCAAATGTTAATTTCTCTTTTTTTACGATTTTTGCATTACCAACAAAATATACATCTTCAATATCTTTTTTTTGCACTTCTATTGATAAATAAATATCTCCAGGTTTTACTGGATTTATATATTTTCTTTCTTTTTCATGTTTTATAAATCCAACTTTTCCATCACCTATAGATGGGTAATATGTTTTTTCTTCTTTTATTATGAGTAATGAATATAATTTTCCGTTTGAATAAACAGTGTTTGTATTTTTATAATCCAGAATCTCCTTTCCATCTACTAAAAATAAATATTTATATTCCCCTTCTTCTAATTCAAAAGTTTTTTTCCATAATCCCGTATTTGTTTTTTCCATTTGAATAGGTTCATCTGAAAAATCCCCTATTATTGAAACATTTGAAGCACTTGCAGTATAGTATATAACACTTTTTATTGAAAATGACATTGTAAAAATTAATATTAAAAATATAAACATAAAAATTTTTTTCATATTAAAACCCCTTTCAATCACTTAAGAATAATTATTTTTGCTTTTTTATCTATTTCTCCTCTAGAAAATTCTTTATTTTTATAATACATTGAATATACATTAGATACTTTAAAATCATATTCTATCATTTTAAAATATAAATTCTTTTTTATTTCCCATTCTTTGCGTTTATTATCTAAATCCCTTTCAATATTTTTTATAATAGAAATATAATTTGATGGCGTGACAATTATTGGATACGCTACTTGTTCTCTCATTACTGATAATAATTTTCTTCCTTTTTTTGTAAAACCCAGAACTCTTAAATATTGAGGGCCGTATTTATTAGCATCATATATCAAATCTTTTTTTAGTCTAAAATAAATACTTAAGAGTGTCCTTTTTATTCTAGTATAAGTAAATCTTTTAGCTTTTACTAAACGGTAAAATTCTATTATAGATGCACTTTGTTTTGCAGCTTCTATTATTCTTTGTTCCAAACCTTCATTAATTCCAAAAATTTCTTGAATATCATCCCTATTTAATGTTCTTAAAAAAGATAGTAAAGATATTTCATAATCTTCAATAAATATTGGAGCTTTACCTAAATTCTCTTCCCTTTTTAATATTTCATATGTTTTCTGTGGAACTGATTCTTTTATTAATTCATACATTTCTTCTTTCCACAATTTTCTAATGGCTGTAGCACTAGAAAAATTACCTTTAAATTCTTCATCATTATAATTTGCCCCCTGTCGTTGTATCACATGTGGGACGATTTTAGAATTATAATATTTTAAAGCTTTTAAATATTCCAATCCTAATATATCATTAGATTTTTCAATAGCCAAAACTTTTTCTTTTTTTAAGATATTATTTTTTTCAAAAAAATGAATTAATGCGTATTTTCTCGCATTCGGAAAAGAATATCCTTCTTTTAGATATTTTTTTAAAAGATTTTTAAACTTATCTGGTTGCTTATATATTATATCAGAAATAATATTTAATGTTTCAATATCTGCTGATTCGCTCCCAAATACTATATCTGTTACAACTTTTGTCCTTTCTAAAATCCCAATAGACCCCAATGCAAAACCATTTGCATCTTGAATAGAATACACAAAGGGTAATTCGATAACAATATCTATTCCCATATTAAGCGCAATTTCTGTTCTGGCAAATTTATCTAGAATTGCTGGTTCTCCTCTTTGAACAAAATTTCCACTCATCACCGCAATGGTGAAGTCAGGTTTTACTATCTCTTTAGCTTTTTTTAAGTGATATAAATGTCCATTATGGAATGGATTATATTCAACGATTACCCCTAATACTTTCAAATTTAGCACTCCGTTCTAGGTTCTTCATGATTTTTTAGAATTTTTGGATTATTTTTATCATCTACTACAACTATTTTCGGATTACTTTTTTCTTCTTTGGAATACAACCCATATGCCATAATTATAACTTTATCCCCTAATTCCACCATTCTTGCTGCAGCACCATTTAATCCTATAATTCTTGAGCCTCTCGGACCTTTAATAACATATGTTTCAAATCTGGCTCCATTATTAATATCTACTATTTGAACTAATTCATTTTCTTCGATACCTGAAAGTTCCATTAATTCTTCATCTATCGTGACACTTCCTTCATAATGGATATTTTTTTCCGTAACTGTTGCCCGATGAATTTTTCCTTTTAATAATATTCTAAACATTTAATTCCCCTCCTATAATAATTGTTTATATTTTTATTCTACCATTAAATATTGTATTTTTGGTTTAAAAATATAGAATTTTTTAATAAATTTATTTTGTGGTATAATTGCATTGAAAATACAAGATAAGGGGTGATTTTATGTCAAGAACTGTTTTAATTGATGGTAGTGTGTCTTATTCATCAAATGCTCAGATTATTCACAGTAAAATATTAAAAGAATTGGTTATGGAATTTCTAAAGGATTTAGAAGAAAGAAATGAAAGTTTAATTACTTTTTTTTCACTTTTTTTAAAAAATGAAGATGCTGTAGATATTGATGAAAGATATGATTTAGATCAAATAATAAAAATGCTATTCGCTTTATCTGCAGAAAAAATTGATGAAATTGATTCTTCGCCATTTTATAGTTTCCCAAAATTAAGTGATAAAAAGGAGCAAATTACAAAGTTTGTTGAAAGAATATATAACTTATGGAGGAACAAACATAGATTTATGATACAAAAAAGCGAATATGTTTCTAATGGTATTCAAAAAATATATAAAGAAATGATTCTTGTAAGGAACAATACTGACTTTAAAAGTTTAATTACTAATTTTTATCGCCAAATATTAATTAATATTTCTGACGATAGATTAAAAGTTTTAAGACAATTACCAAGTGGTGCTCAAGTCGCATTTTCTGTTGATAATCCAAAATTTAAAAATGATGTTCTTAATGGAAAAGATAATTTGTATAAAGTTCCATTTGTTTGGGGAGTTGTTTTCGAACCACCTGTTATTTTTTATACAAATTCAAATAAACGAAAAGGTGTTTTTAAAGTTATAGATTCTCCTATCCTTGATAATATTGATTTAGAAAATCCTAAAGATTGGTTTGCTTTTCCTATTCATGTTGGAAAAAAATATATTTTAGTTTATGTATATAAGGAATACTTAGCTATGGCCGCTGGTTTAACAAATTTATTTGAATTAGCGGGATTTGGAATAGTTCAAAGAAAAAAACCCGATGGTATATATTTCTTTGGTTTAGAAGATAAGTTTTTTGAAAAACCTGAATATAAAAATGGCGTTATTTACAAAGAAAAAGACGGAACTTATATAAGTCTTTTAGGAAGAGACAAGCATCTTGACTATTTTGGTTATATGAAAAAAATGATATTAACAAATCATAATTTAAGAATTATAGACGAAAATAATCTTCCTATACACGGGGCATTAGCTGAAATTGTTTTAAGAAACGGAAAAAAGGCAAACATAATGTTAATAGGAGATAGTGGAGCTGGGAAGTCTGAAACATTAGATGCTTTAAATAGGCTTTCAAAAGAAGTATCTGAAGTCAACATTTTAATAGATGATATGGGTTCATTAGAAATTGATGATAGTGGAAATGTTGTAGCTTTCGGAACTGAAACGGGTGCTTTTGTAAGATTGGATGATTTACAACCAGGATACGCTTATTCTGCTATAGATAGAAGTATTTTTATGAATCCTAATGAGATAAATGCAAGGGTAATTGTTCCATACTCAAATTATAAAGAAATTATCAAACCAACAAAAATTGATTATTTCTTTTATGCTAATAATTATGTCAAAGTTGAAGACAATAATTATATTGTTTTTTATGATGATTGGAAAAAAGCATATGATGTTTTCTCAAAAGGTGCAAGAATGGCAAAAGGTACTACTGCAGAGGTTGGATTAACTTATAGTTATTTTGCAAATCCTTTTGGTGCTGTTCAAAGAAAAGAAAAACATGAAATTATAGCCCAAAGATTTATAAAACAGATGATAAAAACTAATGTTAAAGTTGGTGAAATCAAAACTCAATTAGGGATTAACGGATTTGAAGATTTAGGACCTACTTTAGCTGCAAAATCTTTAT includes:
- a CDS encoding thermonuclease family protein — encoded protein: MIKKLYIFVGILISLLLITSCSKQTQINKSYIEKNYYVSKVIDGDTIKVYYDGDETSVRLIGIDTPETHSGDKPVGELGDTAYWFVRNKIYSENSKKSYVYLDFDTDKYGYYGRLLAYVYYKGKDGKIHFLNEEIIQNGYARPLFYSDTSKHKETFIEAYVYAYENRKGIFQFYDDDNRKIYENDLSDLDIGKIRWVRFKVKSISRSGSFYHIYSENNKVYITIRSDEYKAFFKNLNIYDLDNKEIEVYGEVWKDNGIYEILARAEFEFRIIK
- the priA gene encoding replication restart helicase PriA; translation: MYYYEIAVFGTYTYDTFTYTYEEKLSPGQRVLIDFRNQQKLGVIISETDEKNYNVKEIELVVDYKPLIKNEHIKLIKNASKKFLVPISEMGKLIFPPASSDKIKIKIIPKSPLSNIEKPIFLNEYYRKFKTKKAANKALKKMIKENIVELNIHIKKELKKKRKVVILKKDIIEVLNEKISNSGIKVVNYINEKNNKIYENELYEQKIISRSSTALKTLIKKGIIEIIDEEEVNEEPFIVELTDKQKELKEKILKNKDEIDLLYGVTGSGKTEIFFEVMEEYLIKNKKIMIIIPEISLTPQFVSRIKKRFPAKNIGVYHSSINSSIRTKTWYDAVNGNIDIIIGTRSAVWIPLKDLGMIIIDEEHDQSLYQFDQISYDAVEIAYLRAKIEKIKLILSSATPTLREMKKAYKGEINLLELKERVFTEMPDIEVIDLKKEEKVSWIFTKKVLEEINKILKNNKKVLIFSPTKGYANYLICTNCGNVLKCDNCDVSYTYHRYENKLKCHYCGIEKKVPNSCPVCGNPELQLRGYGTERVVNELLKFFLSNKIIRMDREVIKTHEELNKAFEEIKKEGPAIIVGTKMITKGLDIEDIKLVVILDSDRYLNFPEYTSQEHTASLLIQVAGRSGRKEKGKVLLQTFKSESDFFKFVKEHNYDKIVELELKNREKYKYPPYSELLMIIFSNPKFETALKESEEFFNILKNKDLNVELLEPTEPLIPKLRGQYRYQIVIKGNIDHDEFYEIIKNYNKKMHIFLNPPTTLI
- a CDS encoding alpha-amylase family glycosyl hydrolase, which produces MKKIFMFIFLILIFTMSFSIKSVIYYTASASNVSIIGDFSDEPIQMEKTNTGLWKKTFELEEGEYKYLFLVDGKEILDYKNTNTVYSNGKLYSLLIIKEEKTYYPSIGDGKVGFIKHEKERKYINPVKPGDIYLSIEVQKKDIEDVYFVGNAKIVKKEKLTFDKTELYRFHVKTPANVLRYKFIIKDGENSIEYPNLDYFEFDFNKPIIKYFDVPDWTKGRIYYQIFPERFRNGDKTNDPAYTYEWYGNYTSSSLGSNGFYGGDLKGIIESIEYLKNLGIEAIYLNPIFESVSSHKYDTKDYLRIDSHFGDDKTFIQMVKDLKKNNIKIILDGVFNHTGDEFFAMQDIFRNQKRSKYLDWYFIKKFPVTKSADSYESWWGYADLPKLNLENPEVKAYITTVLGKWMEYGIDGWRLDAVDQVKNSFWENFFYPIVKGINENAVISGEYWKDSTQYFEKPAFDTVMNYLFRDAALGYAKGGSAYNFVKNTNAYLEKYPPQIIHTLWNLLDSHDTPRAITELNDDIDKFKIAVGIQMTFIGAPVIYYGDEIGLTGERDPWCRKPFPWDEEFWNMDIYNYYKSLIKLRKEHEALRYGEYEVIKTKLGALIYRRYTENDEVIIISNSRKIPVKANIELNGDYIDYFTGEKIKTIEKISGLTFRILIRQ
- a CDS encoding nucleotidyltransferase translates to MKVLGVIVEYNPFHNGHLYHLKKAKEIVKPDFTIAVMSGNFVQRGEPAILDKFARTEIALNMGIDIVIELPFVYSIQDANGFALGSIGILERTKVVTDIVFGSESADIETLNIISDIIYKQPDKFKNLLKKYLKEGYSFPNARKYALIHFFEKNNILKKEKVLAIEKSNDILGLEYLKALKYYNSKIVPHVIQRQGANYNDEEFKGNFSSATAIRKLWKEEMYELIKESVPQKTYEILKREENLGKAPIFIEDYEISLLSFLRTLNRDDIQEIFGINEGLEQRIIEAAKQSASIIEFYRLVKAKRFTYTRIKRTLLSIYFRLKKDLIYDANKYGPQYLRVLGFTKKGRKLLSVMREQVAYPIIVTPSNYISIIKNIERDLDNKRKEWEIKKNLYFKMIEYDFKVSNVYSMYYKNKEFSRGEIDKKAKIIILK
- the panD gene encoding aspartate 1-decarboxylase, with the protein product MFRILLKGKIHRATVTEKNIHYEGSVTIDEELMELSGIEENELVQIVDINNGARFETYVIKGPRGSRIIGLNGAAARMVELGDKVIIMAYGLYSKEEKSNPKIVVVDDKNNPKILKNHEEPRTEC
- a CDS encoding ATPase, encoding MSRTVLIDGSVSYSSNAQIIHSKILKELVMEFLKDLEERNESLITFFSLFLKNEDAVDIDERYDLDQIIKMLFALSAEKIDEIDSSPFYSFPKLSDKKEQITKFVERIYNLWRNKHRFMIQKSEYVSNGIQKIYKEMILVRNNTDFKSLITNFYRQILINISDDRLKVLRQLPSGAQVAFSVDNPKFKNDVLNGKDNLYKVPFVWGVVFEPPVIFYTNSNKRKGVFKVIDSPILDNIDLENPKDWFAFPIHVGKKYILVYVYKEYLAMAAGLTNLFELAGFGIVQRKKPDGIYFFGLEDKFFEKPEYKNGVIYKEKDGTYISLLGRDKHLDYFGYMKKMILTNHNLRIIDENNLPIHGALAEIVLRNGKKANIMLIGDSGAGKSETLDALNRLSKEVSEVNILIDDMGSLEIDDSGNVVAFGTETGAFVRLDDLQPGYAYSAIDRSIFMNPNEINARVIVPYSNYKEIIKPTKIDYFFYANNYVKVEDNNYIVFYDDWKKAYDVFSKGARMAKGTTAEVGLTYSYFANPFGAVQRKEKHEIIAQRFIKQMIKTNVKVGEIKTQLGINGFEDLGPTLAAKSLLRLIDEQ